From Oreochromis niloticus isolate F11D_XX linkage group LG14, O_niloticus_UMD_NMBU, whole genome shotgun sequence, one genomic window encodes:
- the exoc3l2b gene encoding tumor necrosis factor alpha-induced protein 2 codes for MEEEVLAWMSAGCIESPKISAVIPRGKVTTRLSRYIRRCLFVYGVIPVVCRRLLRGFMQLGHLRVGGGCVAMVTVSPALTSALSEQLSECNRQPTSGWSLIRAQTLKTFPANLQKSRSLPPSPLSPSSIMPILKNLPVRLKGGPTLDNALFIRRMSLNITPHHHNPFDNDDDNIHGNGGHGNHWSPGSSLLDGDVPRDRNPFEDEEDENEANEGKKGSGGGSVKGSFKFMSPLKSLGKLGKNLRMSGKSATLSPQGSLQGSPSPSPSQKKKRGRRSSEGSLLRFAGKYRDPSRKESFANGEVNCSESECDSTSRRVSFMRMVGLGKTKKESMTDQSSQGPEDQSVQVEEVKPREPLSVLEILQLVKKRDLVLADTHILELEQECNERAATMQPEDAASPSVKDGGRRKAKDVELLYEELQKELWAVVRESLKSPTAGPNLGLVVQVLQQEEQVDKDWEVSEGAAPGGPRPRRLKQRWKEAVEEAADDSLPQTAEFTAGELNKYLDRLRTRVVEDLGAAKRNVVSIYPEEYQPFQVYVQSYHQAVARQLKTITDNQLQITDIYSLLDWLHNMYNRDVLGTVCITSPFNHSGLSPLLPSETVDRLELDCLNSVRAKVTTELSQVLDDEEKRWMESLQIEEYQITLAKTVIERLQVDLERSASINRSLGSRVAQCSINGLADFLYSFQRKVEMFHEGMQAGMFGDNQDGYVSRTIALVNCCPPFRGFVQRCAQCDPSVSEDSLRRANKSLDHIVQQGVKMLSDRLYLHIRPFFERLVKRKWLTNAEPYEQIEALIKEEFKKYSRMDSPPYQLLVSEIHRRVVTEYLRSVMRGRIICTSMKMRKRMAGRLRDEGNQIKVLFKDLESSSGWLDSALCHISEIIQLEDLPSIQMEVGVLVREFPDIRKKHVSAILNIRGMTRQAERQEILNIVKDIETSDSGPATLSRDRALFAEVPVTSEVHCLNVGLSRIALTASSCFTTLRPRRRKTRTPVQENPDDAL; via the exons ATGGAAGAGGAAGTCTTGGCATGGATGTCCGCTGGCTGCATTGAAAGCCCCAAAATATCAGCCGTTATCCCCAGAGGCAAAGTCACCACACGCCTGTCCAGATATATCCGACGCTGTCTGTTCGTTTACGGGGTTATTCCTGTTGTCTGTCGGAGGCTTCTCCGTGGTTTCATGCAG CTCGGACATCTTCGGGTAGGAGGCGGATGTGTTGCCATGGTCACCGTGAGTCCGGCCCTGACCTCTGCGTTATCAGAGCAGCTGTCAGAGTGTAACCGACAGCCTACGTCAGGGTGGAGTCTTATCAGAGctcaaacactgaaaacatttcCTGCAAACTTACAAAAAAGCAG gtctctccctccctctcccctctcccCCAGCTCCATCATGCCCATCCTCAAAAACCTCCCAGTGCGCCTAAAAGGTGGTCCGACTCTAGACAACGCCCTATTCATCCGCAGGATGAGCCTCAACATCACACCCCACCATCATAACCCCTTTGACAATGATGACGACAATATCCATGGTAATGGGGGCCATGGCAACCACTGGTCACCCGGCAGCTCGCTGCTGGACGGTGACGTGCCGAGGGACCGCAACCCATTCGAGGACGAGGAGGATGAGAACGAGGCCaacgaggggaaaaaaggaagtgGAGGAGGTTCGGTGAAGGGTTCCTTCAAGTTCATGTCCCCGCTGAAGAGCCTCGGGAAGCTGGGGAAGAACCTGAGGATGTCGGGAAAGAGTGCCACGCTCTCCCCACAGGGGTCGCTGCAAGGGTCGCCCTCACCTTCACCTtcccaaaagaaaaagagaggaaggaggagTTCTGAAGGAAGTCTGCTCAG GTTTGCAGGAAAATATCGTGACCCCTCCCGTAAGGAATCATTTGCCAACGGTGAGGTGAACTGTTCGGAAAGCGAGTGCGACTCAACAAGCCGCCGCGTGTCCTTCATGAGGATGGTGGGCCTGGGGAAGACGAAGAAGGAGTCCATGACTGACCAGTCGTCCCAGGGTCCTGAGGACCAGTCGGTGCAGGTGGAGGAGGTTAAACCCAGAGAGCCACTGTCAG TCCTAGAGATCCTGCAGCTGGTGAAGAAGCGGGACCTAGTCCTGGCTGACACCCACATCCTGGAGCTGGAGCAGGAGTGCAACGAGCGAGCTGCCACGATGCAGCCCGAGGACGCGGCGAGCCCAAGTGTCAAAGATGGTGGGCGGAGGAAGGCGAAGGATGTGGAGCTGCTGTACGAGGAGCTGCAGAAGGAGCTGTGGGCCGTGGTCAGGGAGTCCCTGAAGTCTCCGACAGCCGGGCCCAACCTGGGTCTGGTGGTCCAG GTGCTGCAGCAGGAGGAGCAAGTTGACAAAGACTGGGAAGTCAGCGAGGGAGCGGCCCCAGGAGGCCCGAGGCCTCGCCGCCTGAAGCAGAGGTGGAAGGAGGCGGTGGAGGAGGCGGCTGACGACTCTCTGCCTCAGACCGCCGAGTTCACAGCTGGAGAACTGAACAAGTACCTGGACCGGCTCCGAACCCGGGTGGTGGAAGACCTGGGGGCCGCCAAGAGGAACGTGGTGTCCATCTATCCTGAAGAGTACCAGCCCTTCCAG GTGTACGTACAGAGCTACCACCAGGCAGTTGCACGGCAACTGAAGACCATCACTGACAACCAGCTGCAGATCACAGACATCTACTCCCTGCTGGACTGGCTGCACAACATGTACAACAG ggATGTTCTGGGGACTGTATGCATCACAAGTCCATTCAACCACTCTGGGCTCAGTCCTCTGCTGCCGTCAGAGACCGTGGACAGACTGGAGCTCGACTGTCTTAACTCGGTCCGG GCTAAAGTGACCACAGAGCTGAGTCAGGTCCTGGACGACGAGGAGAAAAGATGGATGGAGTCGCTGCAGATCGAGGAGTACCAGATCACTCTGGCCAAGACCGTCATAGAG AGGCTGCAGGTTGATCTGGAGCGTTCGGCCTCCATCAACAGAAGTTTGGGCTCCAGAGTGGCGCAGTGCAGCATCAACGGCCTCGCTGACTTCCTGTACAG CTTCCAGCGGAAAGTTGAGATGTTCCATGAAGGGATGCAGGCCGGCATGTTCGGAGACAACCAGGACGGATACGTGTCCAGAACCATCGCCCTGGTCAACTGCTGCCCTCCATTCAG aggtTTCGTGCAGCGCTGCGCTCAGTGTGATCCGTCAGTGAGCGAAGACTCTCTGCGTCGAGCCAACAAGTCTCTGGATCACATCGTCCAGCAGGGAGTCAAAATGCTGTCTGACCGGCTCTACCTGCACATCAGg CCGTTTTTCGAGCGCCTGGTGAAGAGGAAATGGCTGACCAACGCGGAGCCGTATGAGCAGATCGAGGCTCTCATCAAAGAGGAGTTCAAGAAATACAGCAGGATGGACAGTCCTCCGTATCAG CTGCTGGTGTCGGAGATCCACCGTCGGGTGGTGACGGAGTACCTCCGCTCAGTCATGAGAGGCAGAATCATCTGCACCTCCATGAAGATGAGGAAGAGGATGGCTGGTCGGCTTAGAGATGAAGGCAACCAGATCAAAGTCCTCTTCAAAGACCTG GAGTCTTCCTCCGGTTGGCTGGACAGCGCTCTGTGTCACATCTCTGAGATCATCCAGCTGGAGGACCTCCCCTCCATCCAGATGGAGGTTGGAGTTCTGGTCCGAGAGTTTCCAGACATCAG GAAGAAGCACGTGTCAGCCATTTTGAACATCAGAGGTATGACTCGGCAGGCAGAGCGTCAGGAGATCCTCAACATCGTCAAAGACATTGAGACCAGTGACAGCGGCCCAGCAACGCTCTCCCGGGACCGCGCCCTCTTTGCCGAGGTGCCGGTCACCTCTGAGGTCCACTGCCTGAATGTCGGCTTGAGCCGCATCGCCCTCACCGCCTCTTCCTGCTTCACCACACTGCGACCGCGCAGACGCAAAACCCGAACACCCGTCCAGGAAAACCCCGACGATGCTCTCTGA